A genomic stretch from Mus pahari chromosome 6, PAHARI_EIJ_v1.1, whole genome shotgun sequence includes:
- the Gja4 gene encoding gap junction alpha-4 protein, which translates to MGDWGFLEKLLDQVQEHSTVVGKIWLTVLFIFRILILGLAGESVWGDEQSDFECNTAQPGCTNVCYDQAFPISHIRYWVLQFLFVSTPTLIYLGHVIYLSRREERLRQKEGELRALPSKDLHVERALAAIEHQMAKISVAEDGRLRIRGALMGTYVVSVLCKSVLEAGFLYGQWRLYGWTMEPVFVCQRAPCPHIVDCYVSRPTEKTIFIIFMLVVGVISLVLNLLELVHLLCRCVSREIKARRDHDTRPAQGSASDPYPEQVFFYLPMGEGPSSPPCPTYNGLSSTEQNWANLTTEERLTSSRPPPFVNAAPQGGRKSPSRPNSSASKKQYV; encoded by the coding sequence ATGGGTGACTGGGGCTTCCTGGAGAAGCTGCTAGACCAGGTCCAGGAACACTCGACCGTGGTGGGCAAGATCTGGTTAACGGTGCTCTTCATCTTTCGTATTCTCATCCTGGGGCTGGCTGGCGAGTCGGTGTGGGGCGACGAGCAGTCAGATTTTGAGTGTAACACAGCCCAGCCGGGCTGCACCAATGTCTGCTATGACCAGGCCTTCCCCATCTCCCACATCCGATACTGGGTGCTGCAGTTCCTCTTCGTCAGCACACCCACCCTGATCTACCTGGGCCACGTCATCTACCTGTCTCGGCGGGAAGAGCGGTTgcggcagaaagagggagagctCCGGGCGTTGCCATCCAAGGACCTACATGTAGAGCGGGCACTGGCTGCCATCGAACATCAGATGGCCAAGATCTCGGTGGCAGAGGACGGTCGTCTTCGGATTCGCGGGGCGCTCATGGGTACCTATGTGGTCAGCGTGCTGTGTAAGAGTGTGCTGGAGGCAGGCTTCCTCTATGGCCAGTGGCGCCTCTACGGCTGGACCATGGAGCCCGTATTTGTGTGCCAGCGTGCGCCCTGTCCCCACATCGTGGACTGCTATGTCTCTCGACCCACTGAGAAGaccatcttcatcatcttcatgcTGGTGGTAGGAGTCATCTCCTTGGTGCTCAACCTGCTGGAGCTGGTACACCTGCTGTGTCGGTGTGTCAGCCGGGAGATAAAGGCACGAAGGGACCACGACACCCGCCCAGCCCAGGGCAGTGCCTCAGACCCTTACCCCGAACAGGTTTTCTTCTACCTCCCCATGGGCGAGGGACCCTCGTCCCCACCGTGTCCCACCTACAACGGGCTCTCATCCACTGAGCAGAACTGGGCCAACTTGACCACAGAGGAGAGACTGACCTCTTCCAGACCTCCCCCATTTGTAAACGCAGCCCCCCAGGGTGGCCGAAAGTCCCCTAGCCGCCCCAACAGCTCTGCATCCAAGAAGCAGTATGTGTAG
- the Gjb3 gene encoding gap junction beta-3 protein has protein sequence MDWKKLQDLLSGVNQYSTAFGRIWLSVVFVFRVLVYVVAAERVWGDEQKDFDCNTRQPGCTNVCYDNFFPISNIRLWALQLIFVTCPSMLVILHVAYREERERKHRQKHGEHCAKLYSHPGKKHGGLWWTYLFSLIFKLIIELVFLYVLHTLWHGFTMPRLVQCASVVPCPNTVDCYIARPTEKKVFTYFMVGASAVCIILTICEICYLIFHRIMRGLSKGKSTKSISTPKSSSRASTCRCHHKLLESGDPEADPASEKLQASAPSLTPI, from the coding sequence ATGGATTGGAAGAAGCTCCAAGACCTATTGAGCGGCGTGAACCAGTACTCCACAGCATTTGGGCGCATCTGGCTGTCTGTAGTGTTCGTCTTCCGGGTGCTGGTGTATGTGGTGGCTGCCGAGCGTGTGTGGGGTGACGAGCAAAAAGACTTTGACTGTAACACCAGGCAACCCGGCTGTACCAACGTGTGCTATGACAacttcttccccatctccaaCATCCGACTCTGGGCCCTGCAGCTCATCTTCGTCACCTGTCCGTCTATGCTGGTCATCCTGCACGTAGCCTACCGTGAGGAGCGGGAACGGAAGCATCGCCAGAAGCACGGGGAGCACTGCGCCAAACTGTACAGCCACCCGGGCAAGAAGCACGGCGGTCTGTGGTGGACCTACCTGTTTAGCCTCATCTTCAAGCTCATCATCGAACTGGTCTTCCTGTACGTTCTCCACACGCTCTGGCATGGCTTCACCATGCCGCGTCTGGTACAGTGCGCCAGCGTGGTACCCTGCCCCAACACCGTGGATTGCTACATCGCTCGGCCCACGGAAAAGAAGGTCTTTACCTACTTCATGGTAGGCGCTTCTGCCGTCTGCATTATTCTCACCATCTGTGAGATCTGCTACCTCATCTTCCACAGGATCATGCGAGGCCTGAGCAAGGGCAAGTCTACAAAGAGCATCAGCACCCCAAAGTCCTCCAGCCGGGCCTCCACCTGTCGCTGTCACCACAAGCTGCTGGAGAGTGGTGACCCGGAAGCAGATCCAGCCAGTGAAAAGCTGCAGGCTTCAGCGCCCAGCCTGACCCCCATTTGA